Genomic window (Nicotiana sylvestris chromosome 7, ASM39365v2, whole genome shotgun sequence):
GTTCTGTTTGGAAAATGTACTATTCCCGAAGATAAATAAAAAGTTCATTTTAAGTCTAAAAGCTACTTTATAGATTGATTTGAGGCTTGAATCTGTACACTCGAATATTAGCTCCATACACTTCCCTTTATTTTACTGTCGATTCGttttgtttaaatttctttatCTTGTTTAATTCGTTTGAATTTATTTTGAAGTGATACACAGTTGGTAAATTACTCCTGTTGACAACATTGATAAATGCAGTTTTTGATATCCCTATTATTTCATGCACTGAAAAAAAGTAATATTACCTATGAAACCGGTATAAAACTTATCTTGGCACCTATTTGTTTCTCATTTGTGATAATTAATGATTAGCCATttgcctctctttttcttttactagTTAACAAAATCTTTTTCATTAGAAGATATATTTTCCTATTAGGAGAAATACTTTTGCAACATCCAAAATAATCAAATAGGAGGAAGTTCCGCTAATTTAATCTATGTGGAGAGGGATAATCTTTTCTGAGAGCTCGGACACGTAACGTAGTTCATTCAGTTTGTCAATGAGGAAAATTTAGGAGTGCATAGTGCAAAATAAGGACATTTCCTAGTAAAATTGCAGTATGGTAAATCAAGACTCTTCTTTCTTGGGATCCCTCTGTCTTTGTTAGTACCGAAGTGATTAGGAAATCCTCTGGAAAACTGAAAATTTCTGCTATAGATGCCAAGGTAGAGGTAATGTCTGCCTACACACTAGCCTCCCCAGACTCCGctatgtgggattatactgggtttgttgttgtatgTCAAGGTTTTCATGAGCCATTTCATGTGAAAAGTGCAGTAAACCTTATTCTTCATTTCTCTTTAATAAAAAAATTCTACTATATCCCATCTTTACTTTTCTTGGGCTGCAGTAGTTTTCAGTGACAGCAAtggcaaagaaagaaaaaaagaaagagccTTAGACAAAAGTGCAAAATGCCAACAAAAGAAGAAATGACCATTTCCTTTCATAGTCCTGAGAAACTTTAAGTAAAAATATCCTCTCCCCTTAAAATAGAGTTGTCTTCATCTAAAAGGCTTTTGATTTACATGGCAAGGACGCTTTTTCTATGCCATCTTTTTAACAGCTGATCGTAGACAGGAAATGAGAACAACTTCCAATTAAAGTAATAGAGAACCAAGATGGTTATGTACAAGACTAAACAACTCTATAACCTTGAAACATGCAGGCCAACCAGATTGCTGCCAGCTCACAAAAACTTGCATGCTTTGACTAAGAATATGTTTCGGCCAAGCTACTCTCTTCAAGTTGGCTTTATCTGTGATGATGCTAAATATATGCTTATAAATCAGAGGCTTCTAGCTATACTCGCGTATTTGCATCAAAATCAGATAATAATGGAGGAGATGAACCACTCCTTTTGCTTGGCAATGGAGTGTTGAAACGAGACTGGCGTTTTGTTGGGACGAGTGAAGGTTCCAGCTTCCCATCTTCACTGGCTGCATCACTCTCAATATCTTCTTCACCTTTGAAAACAGGGTGGATATAAGCATCCTGAAGGTACTCTTTCAAATTGAAGTTTGGCTCCCTTGTACGTTCTAGCGTATCTTTCATCACTGCTTCCTGATATTGATCAAGAAAAGTATGCCATAGGAAGAAAAATCATCAACTCCCTCAAGTTGGCCATAGatcataaaaggaaaaaggaaaaagcaATAGACAAAGCTGCAATACCTGTAATGGATATCTGATGAAAGCCGGCTCATAACGACCTTTGCAGAACAGATGGAACCAAATGGTTAGTACAGGGAGCGTAATAAGCAGTGGAGTTGAATGAGAAGCTCCCTTTGTACTTAACAATCCCATTAGAAGCAATTGAGAGACTATGAGCGCGGTTATGATGCGCCCATGCACATCAGGCCAGAATGCTGCAGCACTTTCATACTCCTGGTTATAGACATTTATAATCTACAGGTAAAACATAACATTATAAATCAGGTTTCCAAATGTCCACATAGAATTGCAAAATTATCTCTACTGTGCACATAAATTAGGGGAAGCAAACACAAAATGGCCACATTGTGGTGATATATAGATGCCTAACATACTATATTGTTAACCTAGAAACAACATGAAATACATGAAAACTGAGGAGAGCTGATCATGCAGTAAATGGAGTCCTATTAGAAGCCTCAAGACAGAGGCAGATGTACTTCAGAATTATCATCTTACAGCAGGCGGAGCCAGGATTTAAAGCTTATGAGTTCAGGATTCTAACCATTTTAAGTTACTgggttttaaattaataatttttatatattaaatagATTACAGAGTTTGGACTAAAGTTACTGGGTTCGACCGAACCCCGCACCTCGGTCTCCCTGACAACTTACAAGTGCGCATAAAATCATGTATAATGTGCACCTAGAAGAAGTACCATGCCAAAATACAGGCAGAAACGTCACtaacaaaatacaaaaaacagTAATGAAGTTCTTGAATTGATTTTTGTTCCACTGAAAGAAGTCCTTCTGAAAGAATTAacttatcaaatgaaagatctctTCAAAAAATAAGCTTTACCTGATGACGATATACAACATATGCCAGGCCGAAAAATACTATGATGAAAGGGAGCAGGATTGGCGACACAACAGCATAAACAAGGCCAAGCAAGAAATAGAGCTGTATCTGAGGTTCACCAGTGTTGAACCCGAGACTTCCTGGATCCATTGCCTCTTCTCTGTCCTTCTCAGTCTTCACCAGGAAGAAGTTTTTCAAGTGAAAGAAAATCAATGGCTTCAACCTAAGTATCTCTCCAGCGACTCCTGCCCATCCATCAACCATTATGTAAGTTATGAAGAAGGTTGCCTTCATCGGAATGGATACACCAACTGTCTTCGGTATTCTGCATCAGAAATCACTCAACCTTTAGTTGTATGATCTTTCATAATCAGCAAGCGAAACAGAGTGGAACATTTCCTGCTCTTCTTTATGACATTAGGATTAAAATGGGATTGACAAATGAAATAGCAGCTGTATCTAGAAGTCAATTTAAGAAGTGACATGCTGGAATGAGACATTCTGCATTAGAGAATTAAAGATGAAATTCTTGAGGACATACTCATTTGCTGACTGATGCATGAAATTATTTAGCTGCTGAAATGCCGTCCCAGTAATGATGCTTCCAAGAAACACAttaacaaactgaaaaatataatATCTTGTTGCAGATCTCCTCTCAAGAGCTGATATGGAGCTAAATCCTTCAAATTTTGACATCAGCATCAATATTGAAGGTAGGAAGATAAGGAAAATCTTCAACGCGATTCCAGGGAGGAACCCCTGGATGAAGGATTTTACAGCTTTACTGCATGAAAAACATCATTAGGATAAATACATACCTTCCAAGTTGCCAAAACTGGTATTCAAAAACTATATAAGTTGTCTCAAATGAATTGGAGAGGAAATAGTGTGAAGAAGAAGAGACTCACGCTTCAATCAATGATTTCAAGAAAGGTAATGCTTTCTCTATTCCCTCTATATTAGCAAGGGACTGTACAAATGCAATTGGGATCATGAAAAAGAAGGTAAGGAAGAAAAATGCCACAGCAACAATAAGCCTCCTGATTGACAGCGAAACATAAGGAATTGCC
Coding sequences:
- the LOC104222770 gene encoding CSC1-like protein At3g21620 produces the protein MATLSDIGVAAAINILSACVFLIAFAILRIQPVNDRVYFPKWYLKGLRSSPLHSGTIVNKFVNLDFRAYLKFLNWMPAALQMPEPELIDHAGLDSAVYLRIYLIGLKIFVPIAFIAFSVMVPVNWTNRTLELSNLTYSDLDKLSISNIPLGSQRFWTHLVMAYIFTFWTCYVLKREYAIIASMRLHFLASERRRPDQFTVLVRNVPPDPDESVSELVEHFFMVNHQDHYLTNQVVYNANKLTALVNEKKKKQNWLDYYQLKYTRNLSKRPTSKTGFLGLFGKTVDAIDYYTSEIEKLSKEISDERTNIIGSSKSIMPAAFVSFRTRWGAAVCAQTQQARNPTLWLTEWAPEPRDVYWDNLAIPYVSLSIRRLIVAVAFFFLTFFFMIPIAFVQSLANIEGIEKALPFLKSLIEAKAVKSFIQGFLPGIALKIFLIFLPSILMLMSKFEGFSSISALERRSATRYYIFQFVNVFLGSIITGTAFQQLNNFMHQSANEIPKTVGVSIPMKATFFITYIMVDGWAGVAGEILRLKPLIFFHLKNFFLVKTEKDREEAMDPGSLGFNTGEPQIQLYFLLGLVYAVVSPILLPFIIVFFGLAYVVYRHQIINVYNQEYESAAAFWPDVHGRIITALIVSQLLLMGLLSTKGASHSTPLLITLPVLTIWFHLFCKGRYEPAFIRYPLQEAVMKDTLERTREPNFNLKEYLQDAYIHPVFKGEEDIESDAASEDGKLEPSLVPTKRQSRFNTPLPSKRSGSSPPLLSDFDANTRV